In the genome of Halococcus hamelinensis 100A6, the window TCACAGAGTCGTCGTATGCTGCCCGAACAGCTGCGCTGTCGACCGCAAGGTCACCAACTGTGGCCGCCACTTCATCATACGAACTCTCATCCGCTGTACGGTAGTCTTCGGGTGGTCGATACGGGGCATGTGCTTCCATGAGATTGATGAAGAAAAACTCATCATCGGAAAAACGGGCGTTAGAGAGCGTTTGTAAACAGGCCGTTGCCCCATCATCGACGGCACCTGATTCGATACCTACCTCGGCTAATCGATTCTGTATCCCTCGTTGAAGTGAGGGAAGAACTCGGTACTCCCGTGAGAGTATTCGCCGAAGAACTTCTAGGTAGCCGCGAAGGCCAGGTTGGGTATCCCGGGATAGATCGGTCCACCCGATGAGCTCTCGGCTATTGACGTTCAATCGCCACGACCCATCGAAGGTATCGAAGCCACGATCGAATCGGAAAGGGGGAGATACCATCAGATTCGCACTGAACGCCCGTGTTGTGAACCCGGCCTGCTGCAGGAGTTCCGGGAGCGTCGGATCCGGGTCGTGAAGACCCTCCGATTTCGCATGGGTTCCGGCTTCACTCGGGTATTTTCCAGTGAAAAGGGAGGCATGAGCCGGCATTGTCCAGTGACTCGTCGACCAGGCGTGCTCGAACCTAGCTCCTGGAAGCCATTCGAACTGCTCATCGAACGCGTCCTTCCGAAGCGTATCCAAAACAACGAGAGCGATCTTCATGAACACGATCCGTAGTATTCGTATTCAGATAGCTTTGCCTATGGCGCACACGGCTAGACGGTCCTCATCGGTCTGCACGCTGCCAAACAGACAACGAACGCACTAGTGACAAATTTTAAACCGAAGGCATCCCTTACTGTGTATTGTCTGTGGTGACCCGAATAACGATTGATACGACCAACTCATTGGTGGATTTGTCCACTTGGTTCGCGGATCAGCCATGGTCGTGTACGACCAGTAATTGCCGACGAGACGGACTTCGCACGGGAGAGGGTACGATCGAACCTCAAACAGCTTCGGGCTGGCGACTACGCGGAGCTCCACCACAAGCCGATCTTGAGATGCCGGCTCATCAAAGTCCCTGTGATGGCGGGTGACGAGGCTTCCGAGGGGGTCCCTCAGAGAGCTACCGGTATCAATGCAGTATGGGGAATGATATTTGCTACATCTATCTGCGTGTTTCTGCTGCTGTGGTTGACTACGGAATCGGTACTCCTGTCAGCCATCGCTTCGTTCACGGCAATCTGTGGCTTCCAGACGATAATCCTCATCCACGAATCCTGATCCAAAAAGCATCTTCATCACCAAATATCACTCGTTGCAGGCGCTGATAGGGTCGTCACCATACCCTATCAGGAAGACACCGAGCTCATCGCCGACGGCGAGCAGCTGCCTGCCCACCGGTCGGGTGATCGCCCGCGAGGAAGGGTATCGCCACTGATCGGCTCTATTCCTTGAGGATGGGTGCTCAAACGGCCGGATTGAGGTTGTTGTTTGGCAGCGCTGAGTCCGGTGTACCTACGTAGTGAGTCAGTAGGGACTGCAGGGGGCGGGTGATGGACTAGTATTATCTCTTTCCCCTCTCTTATTTCTGAGCAGTATCGTCACGAGGGCAATCAGTCGGTGGAGGGATCACCTGCAATAGCATCACCCGTACTGACCTCATCGGCCCACACGCCGGTTGTAAGGTCGAGTGCACCGTTCCATTTCCCGATGAGGGTACTCACCGCCAGGTCACCAGCGACGTTGTTCATCGTGCGAAGGCGGTCGAGGAAGGGATCGATACCGGCGATCATCGCGATGACTTCGAGCGGGAGACCGACCTGAGTCAGCACGGCAGCCATCATCACGAGGCTCGCGCTCGGGACGCCGGCGGTCCCGACGCTGGCGAGCAGCGCAGTGACGAGGATTGCGAACTGCTGAGTGATCGTGAGTGATACGCCGGCGATGTTCGCGGCGAAGATCGCGACGATACCGAGATACATCGCGGTTCCGTCCATGTTGATCGTGGCCCCGAGCGGCAGCGAGAAGCTGTAGACGCCCTCGTCGATACGGAGGTTGTCCTCGGCGTTCGACATCGAGACGGGGAGGGTCCCGCTGGACGAACGGATACTGAGCGCCGTCACCAGTGCCTCCCGCGTGCCACGGAGAAACGCGAGTGGAGAGACGCCAACCAACCCGCGGAGGATAACGAGAAAGTAGACGATCGTCATTTGGAGCGCAATCGCAATAGCGAGGGTCAATGATAACATCGCATACGCCCCGATAGCTTCGATCCCGATCTCGCCGAACAGTGCCGCCATCAGAGCGAAGACACCGATCACGCCGTACTCCATGATCCCCCAGACGACTTTGAACATCACTTCCGCACCCGCCTCGGCCGTCTCGAATATCGTGTCGATGCCGTTCCGGATCGACGAGTCGGCGTCAGCCTCCTCTCGCACCAGCGTCATTCCGATACCGAACACCAGTACGAAGAAGATGATCGCGAGGATGTTGCCCTCCGCCATCGCGGAGATCGGGTTCGTCGGGACGATGTTGAGGAGCTGCTGGCCGAGCGACGGCGCTTGCTCGGTGTTGACGTTGCCGCTTGCGAGCGTTATCCCCGACCCAGGGTCCATAACGTTGCTTATCCCTAATCCGATGACGATGGCGACGGTGGTCGTGACCATATAGACAAGGAGGGTTTGACCTCCAATCTTGCCGAGATTGGTCGGCGAAAGTCTCTCTGCCGCCATCAGCAAGGTGAAGACGATGATCGGAACGATGATCATCTCAAGTAAACGAACGAATAGGTCGCCGAGTGGTTCCAGACGCTGTGCTGGCGGCCCGACGAGCAATCCGACGATGGATCCGAGAACGAACGCAGCAGCGATGCGATAGACGATAGGGACAGAACGGTATCTCCGCCACAGTCGAAGAAGTTGACTTGCCATTATATAATGAACGACGGATACATACAAAAGGAGTTCGGAGAATTGGAACGAGAAACTATACGAAGCCGCTGTGGTAAGCCAACGAACTAAGAGTCAGTTATAATTAATTCGTTTTCTAGAATATGGCGAATTACTCGATCTGTATCCGCTTGCCGTCTTCATCTGCGCTCTCGTTGTCTTCGTCCCATTCGATCGCAAATTCGATGCTCAATTCGTCCGGTCCATCGGGTGGGCCCTCGTCGGGGTGGGTGTGGGGGTCGGAGTCGACGTGGCGGTTACAGTTGCGGTGGTGGTTGCCGTTGGCGTTGGACTGCGCGAAAGCCAACACAGGGGATCGTAAGGTTATCACGGCACTACAACTAACCAGTTCGTCAGTGAACCCACTCAGCAAACTTCGACAATATCCGCCAGCAGTTCTCGCAACGGCACTTGCAACATTTATGGCATTTCTCGGAATTGGTGTCGTCGACCCCGTCCTTCCGACGATTGCTAGTTCGATGGGTGCCTCACACTTCATGGTCGAACTGCTCTTTACTAGTTATCTCCTTGTGATGGCAGCCGCTATGTTTATCTCGGGCGCATTGG includes:
- a CDS encoding sulfatase-like hydrolase/transferase — protein: MKIALVVLDTLRKDAFDEQFEWLPGARFEHAWSTSHWTMPAHASLFTGKYPSEAGTHAKSEGLHDPDPTLPELLQQAGFTTRAFSANLMVSPPFRFDRGFDTFDGSWRLNVNSRELIGWTDLSRDTQPGLRGYLEVLRRILSREYRVLPSLQRGIQNRLAEVGIESGAVDDGATACLQTLSNARFSDDEFFFINLMEAHAPYRPPEDYRTADESSYDEVAATVGDLAVDSAAVRAAYDDSVRYLADMYKKVFTILSGQFDYVITIGDHGELFGEHQSWRHFHGISPELTHIPMVVSGDGLDSTSNKPASILDVHRTILDLAGIEAPSRGQNLLEGLDGRPRLTEFQGLRPGRIEMMRERGYSEELIARFDRPLAGLAAEGYYGYETVDEWQEDGSPPMVSPRKSLETLQAELNRSQHRTDSPDLSQKLQNRLRDLGYA
- a CDS encoding dicarboxylate/amino acid:cation symporter; its protein translation is MASQLLRLWRRYRSVPIVYRIAAAFVLGSIVGLLVGPPAQRLEPLGDLFVRLLEMIIVPIIVFTLLMAAERLSPTNLGKIGGQTLLVYMVTTTVAIVIGLGISNVMDPGSGITLASGNVNTEQAPSLGQQLLNIVPTNPISAMAEGNILAIIFFVLVFGIGMTLVREEADADSSIRNGIDTIFETAEAGAEVMFKVVWGIMEYGVIGVFALMAALFGEIGIEAIGAYAMLSLTLAIAIALQMTIVYFLVILRGLVGVSPLAFLRGTREALVTALSIRSSSGTLPVSMSNAEDNLRIDEGVYSFSLPLGATINMDGTAMYLGIVAIFAANIAGVSLTITQQFAILVTALLASVGTAGVPSASLVMMAAVLTQVGLPLEVIAMIAGIDPFLDRLRTMNNVAGDLAVSTLIGKWNGALDLTTGVWADEVSTGDAIAGDPSTD